GACGCCGCAATCTTCCGGGAAGCCATAACAAACAACAGTGCGCGACCAATGCAGGCCCGAATGGCACACCTCTTCTGCGAGCTGTTCTATCGCGCCCGCGTCTCCCGGCTGAACAAGGGAAATAGGTGCTCGATTCCGCTAACTCTGGTCCAGATTGCGGAGACGCTCGCCATGGCAATCGCTACCGTCAATCGGACCCTTCAACAGTTGCGTACCTCGCGCACTATGGATTTTCGCGACGGCGAACTGGTGGTTCTGAAATGGCGAGAATTGCAGGAGTTAGCTGACTTCAACCCAGACTACCTGCACATGAAGAAACAGTCGTCTGTTTGATGATTGGCCGGACCACCGAGTCTGTCAGCCGGAACTTCTCGCTGCGGTACGCTCGATGCACGCGCAAGCCCGCGGGTCCGCTGTGAGTCACGCCCGGAAGAACTCAGGTCGCGCATATCGGGTCCGCTGCACCCCGAGCAGCTGACATCCGACGGAAGACCGGGTCGGCCCCTTCGGGCCAATTCCGGACCCACACACCGAAATGATCCGTCTGTGTTCGACCACGCCCATAGGCTGTCGCGTTCCAGATTGCGCGCAATGTCGCTTTGCCTTACCTCACTTCCGGATACGTCGTCTTCGCTTGATGGTCAGATGCGGACTGAGCTTGCTTAATCTTTTCGCATTCGCCGCTACACGCCGCCTGTATCGACGAACGATATCTTCGCCCGAAGCACCAGCCATGAGGCTCGCACCAGCTCTGAATGCCTCGTCTATCTTTTCACTGACCATTAGTTCGGCTTCTCGCCGGGCGCGTTTGCCGCCCGCCGTCAGCTTCCACATCCGCAGCCCAACGACCTGGTTAGCCTCCAACGCCAGCATCATCCAGGAATGAAGCATCCGCTGTTTTCCGAACTGCCGCAATTCAGCCGCTCCTCTGGTCCGTTCGCGTTTCGCCAGGAGCCGTTCGTCCTGCGACGAGACCGCCTACCGTTTCAACGGCCTCTGCGATATCGGCCGTGTCGGCGTAGGTGACCATGTGCCCGGCATTCGGGACCAGGTGTAGCTCGGATCGAAGCAGCGCCCGGTGCAGATTGCGCGCCTGATCGGGTTCACTTATTTGGTCCGCTGTTCCGTGGAAAATGCATACTGGACACCGAACGGAGTGATAGGAAGATTGGAACTGTGCCGCCATCGGGATCATAAGCGCGCTTTCCTCTGCAGCCGCTCTCAATTGTTTGGGCCTGACCGTTAGCGAAGCTGGAAAACCGTCTCTGAATTTTCGCGGCACAGGGCGCGGTGCGAACAGCTTGCGGATCAATGTCGGCAGCATTGCCCATGAGATGATCGGAGCGATGGTGTATCGGAACAGATCGCCCACTATGGGGATGGCAGGTCCCGACATCACCCACACGTCCAACCGTCGAGTGCGAAAATAGTAACCGGACACGAGCACGAGACCGCGGATCGGATAATCATTGCGCAAGCCCAACGCGATGGCGACGAGCGCCCCCCATGAATGGCCCAGCACGACAGGGTCGCGCACCCCGAGTTGCATGAACGCCTTAACGAATAGATCCGCTTGGGCTGTTGCGGTCCAGACATGTGAACGGGGCCGCTGGCTGTGTCCGAAACCTGGCCGGTCAAAGCAAAGAACGCGATTGCGACTGGCAAGATGGTCAACAAGCCCGCTAATCATGAAATCCTGGATCATAGAACCGTTGCCATGGAACAGTACCACCCATGGAGCGGCAGGATCGCCTCGCTCCACGTAATGAAGTCGTATCCCATCGCATTCGACGAAGCGACCAATAGGGGCGTTGCTCCGTTCCGCCAGCACCGAGAATACGACATTACCAATGACCAGAGCGAGTATTAACCCGGCAACAACGATAGAGACGCTTTCAGCCGTGGACATTGAGGACCCTCGATGAGCCGCATCATTGGGAAGCAGTTCGTCCGCCCGTTTAACCGGGCCTCGGAGCTCTCGTTCCTTCGTACCTCCAGCACTGATGAAAACGATCATCATAGGAGGAACGGTCCTCACGCGCCCACGTTGGCCCTCGAAGTACGGCACTGTGCGGTGAAGCAGATGTGCTGATATACAAATCACTCGTCACGAAAGAGGGAACATCAACATGGCCCATCCCCGCCAGGAGGAGAAAACTGCCCACAGTGCTGAAGAGACGGTTCGGCGTACCGGCGAGAAGGCCGCCGAGCAGACGCGGCGCATCGGCTTGGCTGCCACTCAGGTCGGAGACGAAATCGCTCAGGTGAGCGCCAATCTGTTCCAGCAGAATGCCGAGATGCTGCAGAACACCTGGCGCCTCGAAGTGGACATGGCCACGACCGTGTTCAGCCGTTCGCTGGATCAGCTTGGTCGTCCGCTCGGCTTGTCAGGACAAGAAGCGCAAGGGGCTATTGAACGGTCGGCCCGCAACGCCCACACGATCCTGCAGTTCGCCAACGCGGTGACGAAGGGCATGAACGAGATTTCTCGAGAGTACTTTGACTTCGTTCGGCACCGATTCGAGAACAACATGGACCATATGAACGAGCTCTGGCGCTGCCGGAATGCGCAAGAAATTGCAGCACTCCACACGGAGGTTGCTCGTGACACAGTCGCCAGCGTGCTTGAGAGCGGCCGTCGGATGGCTGACATGTCGCTCCGGGTCGTGGATGATGCTAAGAAACCGATAGCTGAAAGCATGGGACGCGCCGCTTAGCCGAGCGGTTATGCCGCCGACAGGGCCAGCGTTCGCCGGAAGAGAACTGGAAGGCCGGTCAGGTTCGAACTTACTGAATCCACCCGTCAGGCCATCAAGGGGCCCGAGTGCAGCCTGACCACTCGGGCGCGCCTGTTGTCGGATTGGCTGGCTGGTATAGGGTTAGACCCTCACCGGTTCGGAACGCACTCACTGCATCGACCAAAGGCGACGCTCATCTATCGGCGCACTGGCAACTTGCGGGCCCGGCAGCTTCTGCTGTGGCATACGAAAATCGAGAGCACCGTCCGCTACCATGAGCGCGGCAATGTCGGCTCAGGGTCATTCTCGACAGAGCCAGCCGGACCTGCCTGCCAGCTGATGTCCGCCTTGACCTGGAAGCGACCGAAGCACCGCGTCGCAACAAGATGACGCGACGGGCCATATGCGGAAGTGGCATAGGTCGCGAAACGGCATTGTGCGACCCGTGAACGGTTCCACTAAAGCCATGTATGCGCGAAAATCCGTTGCGGTGGAGGTCACTTCAATTCTGCTGCTCATTCCTGGCACACGGCGGATAGCTCCGCGCTGCCCCAGCTTTTGCAGGCTGCACTGAACCGTGGTAACCGCCTTCACTGAAACACGATCGGCCAGCCTGCGTAGCGTTGGGACATTCCCGAACCACACTCGGCTCTGACGGCCTCAAGGCGCTGCCTTTGTCTCTGGAGTGAGGACAATCATGTTGATGCCAATCTCGCTGAATGGCTGCGCCCAAGCAGCTTCTCATCGCGAGTCGGCAATAACCCGCGCTCATAAGCAAGCTTGTAGGCGTATGCGGCCGTTAGTCCGTTGCTCATCGCAAGTTCGGTTCCTTTGATGGGATCGCCTAGATAAGCATGCAGGATTTTCTCACGAACCTCTTTGGTGATCCTGTTGCGGCTGTTCCGTATTCCAGTTGTCATTTGACGCCTCCTTATGCGAAGCAATACACGGCATCGGACGAGTTGGAGCTAGTGGGCGGGAACTGCTGATCGCCCTGCGCTCGCGATCAGCCCATGCTCCCCGGTATGAAGCAGCGCGCCTTTGGGTGACCATTTAGGTTGTAAGGCCAGACCATCGTACGGCCAGCGCGGTTCGGTCCATCCACGACGGCGTCGTTCGGAACATCAACCCACTCGCCATCAATGCGTACGCGATAGTGACCATCCTTAGTTTCCCAATCGGCGTCATCAACGCGCCTCGCATCGCTGCCATCGCAGCAGGGCCCTTTGCCGCTGTGCAAGCTCTCATACCAACTGTTCAACTCCGGGTGCTGAAAATCGTGGGCGCGAGCCTGACCGATTGTAGAAATCGGCGCCATCACAGTGAATACAACAAGCGTTGCATGCCAAAAGTGAGTGTTCATCTCACCCAATCCCGGAATCTCTCTGCAGTCGGGAAATTAATCTGGCCGCATCAACATGCGAAACTTTCTCAGCTCGCCGCTGGTAGTCGTCGGCAAGGGCCTTGAGCTGCCCCGCAATCGCCGAGTCGGTCATGGTTTTGGCAGCGCGGAGCAAAGTCTGTGCTGTCTCTAAATATTCCTTCTCGTTGTGAGATCTGGACCGTCATAAAGCCCTCGCGCGGTTCTCGGGCAGCTGGTCGAAGGCGACTTGGAGCCAGCCCACCCAATTGCGGTCACTTTCCCTGCGAGTTCTGAAGCGATCGACGCACTTCCTGGAACAAAGCGGGGTTCGCCACGAGTAGTGCCGGACGAGACCAAACTTGCCACCACAAACGGCGCATCGCGCGGCACTGCCAGATCTAAGACTTTGGGAGCAATCGGGCATGGTAGTCTCCTCTCGGTACTATGGTCGCTGTACGTCGATCATCCTCTTCTCACCGTCGCACTTCATGAGCCTGTGCGCATTTTCAACGCATGCAGCCTAAGACGATCGCGATCAGCGGCTCAATTGAACGTAGGTAATCGTCCGGCATCTAAAGGGGTAACGGAACGATACGAAGGTTTATGGAGCTCACCGTTAAAGCCGACGACTCCCGCAACGGGTCAATCGCGTCGATTAAGCCCTCTGCCGGTCACTTCCACTCCACCCCTAATTCCGGACACGCCGCTGCATCGCACCAGGTGAAGCTAGGGCACAAGAACCGACATGTCGGTACGATTAGAGCAGTCGCCGACCTGGATGCGCGGCCAGTGTGAGTCGACTCACCGCGATCGGTGCCGAAAGCCGTGGTGTTGAGCAACGCCAAGCATTGCCGCCCTGCTGTGCCCAAACCACGGAGCTGCGCCGCCAGGCAGCTCCAGGCCCATTCTGCCTGCTGGCGTCAACTTGCAGTCGTTCAACACATCCCTATCGGGGTATTGCGCCTGAAACGAAGCCGGATTTTGATTCGCCCATGTCGGGCACTGGGCACTTGCAGAGCTAATCACGCCAATCGACACAATCGCTGCAATAATAGAAGTCCTGAATCCAATCATAGGGGTACTCCGAACGATTCTTGTATTCGTGCGGAGCATTCGCGCTGGCTAGAATCGGCTGCTCTGTTGAAAGCGTTTCCTTCGAATTTCTTGGACAAGGACCATCTAGGTATGCGTGTGAGAAAAGATACTCAGTGAAAAATCACGGCTGCGCGAATGGAAAATCGGTGTGCTCACCACTACGTGACCCGCA
The DNA window shown above is from Bradyrhizobium sp. CB1650 and carries:
- a CDS encoding alpha/beta hydrolase; this encodes MSTAESVSIVVAGLILALVIGNVVFSVLAERSNAPIGRFVECDGIRLHYVERGDPAAPWVVLFHGNGSMIQDFMISGLVDHLASRNRVLCFDRPGFGHSQRPRSHVWTATAQADLFVKAFMQLGVRDPVVLGHSWGALVAIALGLRNDYPIRGLVLVSGYYFRTRRLDVWVMSGPAIPIVGDLFRYTIAPIISWAMLPTLIRKLFAPRPVPRKFRDGFPASLTVRPKQLRAAAEESALMIPMAAQFQSSYHSVRCPVCIFHGTADQISEPDQARNLHRALLRSELHLVPNAGHMVTYADTADIAEAVETVGGLVAGRTAPGETRTDQRSG
- a CDS encoding phasin family protein produces the protein MAHPRQEEKTAHSAEETVRRTGEKAAEQTRRIGLAATQVGDEIAQVSANLFQQNAEMLQNTWRLEVDMATTVFSRSLDQLGRPLGLSGQEAQGAIERSARNAHTILQFANAVTKGMNEISREYFDFVRHRFENNMDHMNELWRCRNAQEIAALHTEVARDTVASVLESGRRMADMSLRVVDDAKKPIAESMGRAA